From the genome of Virgibacillus siamensis, one region includes:
- a CDS encoding NAD(P)H-quinone oxidoreductase, which produces MKAILIKQPGGAEQLMIQEYPKPELNKDELLINVKAAAINRTDIINRKSESGYLDNPILGVEVAGIVEQVGENTKIKPGTRVMGLVNGGGYAEYAVMPANRAMEIPDNLSFERAAAIPEVFLTAYQTLYWHGRLATGETTLIHAGGSGVGTAAIQLAKQISNATVITTAGSQEKLNFAQTLGANHCINYKEQSFDSEVLRATEEQGANVILDFIGASYWRKNMNSIAVDGRWVLIGLLGGAELEKVNLGELMGKRIQLTGTLLTPRSDQYKADLTAEFASNTLPFFQDEKIRPIIDRVYSFDEIQQAHEHMEDNKNIGKIIIQID; this is translated from the coding sequence TTAATGTTAAAGCGGCAGCTATTAATCGAACAGATATTATCAACCGAAAAAGTGAATCTGGGTATCTGGACAATCCCATTTTAGGTGTCGAGGTTGCCGGGATAGTTGAACAAGTGGGAGAAAACACAAAAATCAAGCCCGGCACACGTGTGATGGGGCTGGTGAATGGCGGCGGCTATGCGGAATATGCTGTCATGCCGGCAAATCGTGCAATGGAAATCCCGGACAACCTGTCATTTGAAAGGGCTGCAGCTATTCCGGAAGTATTTTTGACAGCCTATCAGACCTTATACTGGCACGGGCGGCTTGCAACGGGGGAAACAACGTTGATTCATGCCGGCGGTAGTGGCGTCGGTACTGCAGCCATTCAACTGGCAAAACAAATAAGCAACGCAACTGTCATCACAACTGCCGGTTCTCAGGAAAAACTTAATTTTGCTCAAACCTTGGGTGCGAACCATTGCATCAACTATAAAGAACAATCTTTTGATAGTGAAGTTTTGCGGGCAACAGAAGAACAAGGTGCCAACGTGATTCTTGATTTTATCGGTGCTTCCTACTGGCGGAAAAACATGAACAGCATTGCCGTTGATGGCCGATGGGTTCTGATTGGATTGCTGGGTGGTGCGGAACTGGAGAAAGTCAACTTAGGAGAATTAATGGGGAAACGAATTCAGTTAACCGGCACACTGCTCACACCAAGGAGCGACCAATATAAAGCTGACCTGACAGCAGAATTTGCATCAAACACACTTCCTTTCTTTCAGGACGAAAAAATCCGGCCAATTATTGACCGGGTATATTCATTTGATGAAATTCAGCAGGCACATGAACACATGGAAGACAACAAAAATATCGGAAAAATTATTATTCAAATTGATTAA
- a CDS encoding GNAT family N-acetyltransferase, producing MEQDLQLRPVEKNDLEFLHKLNNNPDVMKFWFEEPYLSMEKLKNMYEKSLDNTEHRQFILSLLDENIGYVGLFSIDDRHRNAEFGIMIDPSHQGNGYAGKATKLALEYGFNQLNLHKIYLYAAKKNEKAIHIYGKIGFQIEGEMKEHFFVNGSYHDAVVMSVFQRDYK from the coding sequence ATGGAACAAGATTTACAATTGCGTCCAGTTGAAAAAAATGATCTGGAATTTCTTCACAAGCTGAACAATAACCCGGATGTAATGAAATTCTGGTTTGAAGAGCCATATTTGTCGATGGAAAAACTGAAAAACATGTACGAGAAAAGCCTTGACAACACAGAGCATCGACAATTCATTTTATCGCTATTGGATGAAAACATCGGGTATGTCGGCTTATTCAGTATTGATGACAGGCACCGCAATGCAGAATTTGGCATTATGATTGATCCATCACATCAGGGTAACGGCTATGCAGGAAAAGCTACAAAGCTGGCACTGGAATATGGATTCAATCAACTTAACCTGCACAAAATTTATTTATATGCAGCAAAGAAGAACGAAAAGGCAATCCACATTTATGGAAAAATCGGCTTTCAGATCGAGGGCGAAATGAAAGAACACTTTTTTGTCAATGGCAGCTATCATGATGCAGTTGTCATGAGTGTGTTCCAGCGTGACTACAAGTAA
- the cysQ gene encoding 3'(2'),5'-bisphosphate nucleotidase CysQ, whose translation MAEVSLKKLLDISLEAGREILDVYEKDIEVEVKADDSPLTQADQRSHKAIMKGLQDEYAAIPVLSEEGRDISYAERKDWKQFFLVDPLDGTKEFIKKNGEFTVNIALIEGKYPVMGAIYAPVLDTFYFGREGLGAFKLEGVSKADIADDRDLVEKSARLPEVKNDSVINVVASRSHMSEETEEFIDGLRANSEVDVVSAGSSLKFCLVAEGKADFYPRYAPTMEWDTGAGQAIVEAAGGQVLRHEDKERFYYNRENLKNGWFLAKA comes from the coding sequence ATGGCTGAAGTGAGTCTGAAAAAGCTGTTGGATATTTCTCTGGAAGCGGGGCGCGAAATCCTTGATGTTTATGAGAAGGACATTGAAGTAGAAGTGAAAGCTGATGATTCGCCGCTGACACAGGCAGATCAGCGTTCCCATAAAGCAATTATGAAGGGATTGCAGGATGAATATGCCGCTATTCCGGTATTAAGTGAGGAAGGCCGCGACATTTCGTACGCAGAACGAAAAGATTGGAAACAATTCTTTTTAGTGGACCCGCTTGACGGGACAAAAGAATTTATCAAGAAAAACGGTGAATTCACAGTAAACATTGCGTTGATTGAAGGTAAATATCCGGTAATGGGCGCCATTTATGCACCGGTTCTGGATACATTTTATTTTGGACGCGAAGGTTTGGGAGCATTCAAACTGGAAGGCGTGTCAAAAGCAGACATTGCCGATGACCGTGACCTGGTGGAAAAAAGTGCACGGCTGCCTGAAGTAAAGAATGACAGTGTTATCAATGTTGTGGCAAGTCGATCCCATATGTCAGAAGAAACGGAGGAATTCATCGACGGACTGCGTGCCAATTCAGAAGTTGATGTTGTTTCTGCCGGAAGTTCATTGAAATTCTGTCTTGTAGCAGAAGGAAAAGCAGATTTTTACCCGCGCTATGCACCAACAATGGAATGGGACACAGGTGCCGGACAGGCAATCGTTGAAGCAGCAGGCGGACAGGTGCTGCGGCATGAAGACAAGGAACGTTTTTATTACAATCGGGAAAACCTGAAAAATGGTTGGTTCCTGGCAAAAGCATAA
- the cysC gene encoding adenylyl-sulfate kinase has product MAKSENIVWHDSKVTKEDRQKLNDHKSAVIWFTGLSGSGKSTVSVELEKELHAQGVRTYRLDGDNVRHGLNKNLGFSPEDRKENIRRIGEVSKLMVDAGLFTLTAFISPYREDRDDVRELLEDGEFIEVFVNASVETCESRDPKGLYKKARAGEIKGFTGIDAPYEEPKNPEVTVDTDKQSLEESVQQIVAYLKEKGYVK; this is encoded by the coding sequence ATGGCAAAATCTGAAAATATTGTATGGCACGATTCAAAGGTTACGAAAGAAGATCGACAGAAGTTGAATGATCACAAAAGTGCGGTCATCTGGTTTACCGGTTTGTCCGGTTCCGGAAAATCAACCGTTTCCGTTGAATTGGAAAAAGAACTGCATGCACAAGGAGTCCGCACTTACCGCTTGGATGGAGACAATGTCCGTCACGGTTTGAACAAGAACCTTGGCTTCAGCCCGGAAGACCGCAAAGAAAACATCCGCCGCATTGGTGAAGTTTCCAAGCTGATGGTTGATGCCGGATTGTTCACACTGACTGCATTCATTTCACCGTATCGAGAAGACCGTGATGATGTGCGTGAACTGCTGGAAGACGGTGAGTTTATTGAAGTATTTGTAAATGCAAGTGTTGAAACTTGTGAATCACGTGACCCGAAAGGCTTGTATAAAAAAGCGCGTGCCGGCGAGATCAAAGGGTTCACTGGAATCGATGCTCCATATGAAGAACCGAAAAACCCGGAAGTTACGGTGGACACAGATAAACAGAGCCTGGAAGAATCTGTTCAGCAAATTGTCGCTTATCTGAAAGAGAAAGGATACGTAAAATAA